The DNA sequence CCAGAGTGCCGTGTAATCTCCCCTGTAGAACGAACGCTGGGATTCCGTTTACTGCTACGTGGTCAACTCGAGCACCCGCTCGCGAAGTTCCGCGGGCGAACCGACGATCACGTCCGCAGCAGAGCGATCGATATCGCCGTGGGCGTCGATCCGGTAGGCGACGACGGTCATGGCTGCTCGCGCGGCCGCCTCGATCCCGTTTGCCGAGTCCTCGACGGCGACGCAGTCGGCGGCGGGAACGCCGAGTTCGCCCGCGGCGTACTCGAAGACGTCCGGTTCGGGCTTGCTCGCGGCGTCGATGTCGTCGGCACTGATGACACGGTCGAACGAGTCCTCGAGGGCGAATCGCTCGAGGACCATGCCGATCCAGTTGTGGGGTGACGACGAGACGAGCGCCGTCGGCACGCCGCGAGCGTCCAGCTCGGCGAGCAACTCGGGCAGGCCATCGAGGAGGGTGGCGCGCTCGGTGTAGATCTCCTCGGCAGCCGCATTGAAGCGCTGGATAAACTCCTCGCGGGAGATGGCAGTCCCGTATTCGGACTCGAGGTAGTCGTAGATCTCGCGGAAATTCATGCCACTCGTCTCGGCGACGGCGACGTTCGCGTCGGGGACAGCGGCCGGCAGGATCTCCTCGCGCTGGAAGTCGACCCAGAAGTCTTCGCTGTTGACGACGACGCCATCCATATCGAACAGCACAGCAGTCATGTACGCCGGGGTAGTCGACCGGCCCGTATAGCCGTTTGGCACGCAGCAGTGTGGTTATCGGACGACCTCGCCGTGTCGTTCGTGTTCCATCTCCGTCTCGACCGCTGTCGCGATCTCTGCGCCGAATTCGCGCTCGAGCACCCACAGCGCCAGATCGATCCCCGCGGTAACGCCGCCGGCGGTGAGGACGTCCCCGTCGTCGACGACGCGCGCGTCGACCACGTCCGCGACGTGGGCCTCGAGGTCGTCGACGGCGACCTGATGAGTCGTCGCCGGCCGTCCCTCGAGGAGACTGGCTTCGGCCAGCACCATCGCGCCGGTACAGACCGAGGCGACAGTTGCGCCAGCGGTAGCGCAGTCGTCGACCGCCGCCGGCAGGACACCGTCCTCGATAACTGCGTGAACGCCGCGGTCGGCAGTCGTCCAGCCCCCGCCGGGGACGAGCAACAGATCCGGATCACCGAGCGTCCCATCCGGTTCGACCCGAAGGTCGTGACTCGCCGTTACGAGATCCGTCTCTGCGAGCGTGACCAGTCGCGTCTCGAGGGATGCACCGGCCTGGGAACCGTTCTGAAACACTTCGTAGGGACCGATCGCGTCGAGTTCGTCGAAGCCGTCGAACAGCACGATTTCGGCGGTCAGGTCGACCATACCCCATCGTCGACGGTACTGGAGAAAGCCGTTGTGTCCACGCTGGCTCCAGTACCAACTGCACGTCAGTGTCTCCTCGATCGCACGACGGCGACGCGATTGATGTGGAAACCGTTTCGGTCGGTACGATAGTGATGCGAGGCGGGTCCGCGAGTCGGCCCGCGATAGCGCGTGCCGCGTCGATTCGCTCGGCGGCGTCGCCACGTCCTGGCTCACTGGGTGTCCCGGTGACGCTCCTGTCCGATCCGCGTTGAACGGGCCACAAACCGACGAAAACGTCGGTTAAATGGCTTCAAACTCCCGAAAAGCGTGTTCACGACGATCCCCCTTCAAGTCGGTCCGGCCACCGAGCATCGGTTGCAAGCTATGAAACGAACGACGCTCATCGCTGCTGTGTTCGCAGTACTGATCATGGCGACCGGGTTCGCCGTCGCGGCACCCGGAAACGCACCCGTCGACGTTGACACGGGTGCGGATAGTACCGACGACCACGCGGAGAGCGAACCACAGCACGCGACCGACCACGACGATCGACGCGAAAACGCTGCTACCGAACGCAACGGGAACGGTGCCGCTGCCGACGAGCACAACGGGAACGGCGCCGCCGACGAACGCAACGGTCAGGGACCGAACGTCGATCTCCCAGCTCAGGTTCCCGACCACGTCTCCACGATCCACGACCGGATTTCGTCGTTCCTGAGCGGTGACCTCGAGACCTCACTCGGCGACGCGATCAGCGAGGTGACGCCGGATGACGAGAACGCAGACGAGAGCGACGAGGCGGGCGACGCCAGCGAAGACGAGACTGACGACGAGCAGACCGACGACGAGCAGACTGCCGATGAACAGACCAACGACAAGCAGACCGACGACGAACAGACCGAGTCGGACGACACGCAGTCCGATGCCTAACTGACACGCCATGCCAACACCAGCGCCGCCGTCGCTTGGCATCGAAGACCGGCTGCTGGCGTTCGCCGTGAGCCTGCTGGTCGGCGGTGTGGCCCTCCACGTCGGCACCCACGTCGTCGCGGACGCTCGAGACTACGCCCACGCGGTGCTGACCGCGCTGCTCGGCGCGGTCGTCTGGGCCGTCCTCGAGCCGGTGCCACTGCTCGGCGGGCTGCTGGCGCTGCTCGCGTGGGTCGCGATCGTCAGGTGGCGCTACCGGCTCGGCTGGCTGCGGTCCGCCGGGGTCGGTGTCGTTGCCTGGACGGCTGCCGTCGTCGTGATTGCGGCCCTCGAGTTGGTCGGCATCGGCTCGGTCTCGGCACTCGGCGTGCCGGGTGCCTGAATTGCGTCCCCGCTGACGCTTCCCTCCACGACACCATTTCTGTCGCCGTATCTGTCCCAACGTGTGACTTCGACCGATCCGTTTTCGAAGCCGCAACTGGTCGGCAGTTGCTCGATCCGTAGCACACTCAATGCAGGGGGTTTCGACGGAACAAACGGAATCAACGGTCGGAAAATCGGAGTAACTGTCTTCTGGGTATATCTATCGACAGTGGTTGTCTCCAGTCGCAATGAATCCAATCGATGCCGTCGGACGACGCGACTATCTCAAGCTAACGAGCGGCGTTGCCGCTGCCAGTACCGTCGGGCTCAGTGGCTGTCTCGGAGGGAACGGTGGCGACGAGGCCGAAACAGGGACGCTCGGCACGAAGGTTACTGACCAGCCCGGTGATATCGCCGATTTCGACTCCTGCGTGGTGACGATTCAGGGAATCTGGGTCAAACCATACACCGAGGAGGAGAGTACCGACGAAGACGAGAGTGCTGGAGACGAAGCGAACAGTACCGACAACGACAGTGACGACGAAGGCGAGACGGACGTCGACGAGAGCGAAGGCAGAGAGTACCACGAATTCGACGAGCCACAGGAGGCAGACCTCGTCGACCTG is a window from the Natrinema sp. HArc-T2 genome containing:
- a CDS encoding DUF4382 domain-containing protein, yielding MNPIDAVGRRDYLKLTSGVAAASTVGLSGCLGGNGGDEAETGTLGTKVTDQPGDIADFDSCVVTIQGIWVKPYTEEESTDEDESAGDEANSTDNDSDDEGETDVDESEGREYHEFDEPQEADLVDLQGDNTQLIDERELTAQEYEFLQLDVSDVAGKLKGGGDAEVSTPGNAPLQFTERFEIRPDQRTTFVGDFTPVRRGQQDSYLLQPVAQGTRVVYEDEEDEANETTETSNDTNGSENDA
- a CDS encoding DJ-1/PfpI family protein produces the protein MVDLTAEIVLFDGFDELDAIGPYEVFQNGSQAGASLETRLVTLAETDLVTASHDLRVEPDGTLGDPDLLLVPGGGWTTADRGVHAVIEDGVLPAAVDDCATAGATVASVCTGAMVLAEASLLEGRPATTHQVAVDDLEAHVADVVDARVVDDGDVLTAGGVTAGIDLALWVLEREFGAEIATAVETEMEHERHGEVVR
- a CDS encoding HAD family hydrolase, with product MTAVLFDMDGVVVNSEDFWVDFQREEILPAAVPDANVAVAETSGMNFREIYDYLESEYGTAISREEFIQRFNAAAEEIYTERATLLDGLPELLAELDARGVPTALVSSSPHNWIGMVLERFALEDSFDRVISADDIDAASKPEPDVFEYAAGELGVPAADCVAVEDSANGIEAAARAAMTVVAYRIDAHGDIDRSAADVIVGSPAELRERVLELTT